A window from Nakamurella flava encodes these proteins:
- a CDS encoding TetR/AcrR family transcriptional regulator produces the protein MSTSTPTAEPAVGLRERKKDATRRAMADAALALVAERGYDHVTVADIAERVGVSRRTFSNYFSGKAECLVAVSAGWLDDVLQTVRQAPARTPLIEVLATALERLATDLPHRWELLHEVCEAEPEVQAMSTALETELAADLSQALGEFLDVPADDLQLRLFAGYALLAGGECLRDWFDAGRPDGLLGFQQRIALAFSFIDLTALPGAASRPAAPTTRPARSDGEN, from the coding sequence CCCCACCGCCGAACCGGCCGTCGGCCTGCGCGAGCGCAAGAAGGACGCGACCCGGCGGGCGATGGCCGACGCGGCCCTGGCCCTGGTCGCCGAACGTGGCTACGACCACGTCACCGTGGCCGACATCGCCGAGCGGGTCGGCGTCTCCCGTCGCACCTTCTCCAACTACTTCTCCGGCAAGGCCGAGTGCCTGGTCGCCGTCAGCGCCGGCTGGCTGGACGACGTCCTGCAGACCGTCCGGCAGGCCCCGGCGAGGACGCCCCTCATCGAGGTGCTGGCCACCGCGCTCGAGCGGCTGGCCACCGACCTGCCGCATCGCTGGGAGCTGCTGCACGAGGTCTGCGAGGCCGAACCCGAGGTCCAGGCCATGAGCACGGCCCTGGAGACCGAGCTCGCCGCCGACCTCAGCCAGGCCCTCGGCGAGTTCCTCGACGTCCCCGCCGACGACCTGCAATTGCGCCTGTTCGCCGGCTACGCCCTGCTCGCCGGGGGCGAGTGTCTGCGCGACTGGTTCGACGCCGGTCGCCCCGACGGTCTGCTCGGCTTCCAGCAGCGCATCGCCCTGGCCTTCTCCTTCATCGACCTGACCGCCCTGCCCGGGGCCGCATCGCGTCCGGCCGCCCCCACCACCCGCCCCGCCCGATCCGACGGAGAGAACTGA
- a CDS encoding MMPL family transporter — protein MATFLYRLGRLAVGHRRAFLIGWLVIFFGMGTAAATLAGTFTTSLSIPGTPAQAALDELNEKIPGSGDATGRIVFVAPEGKTLADPAYQQAIGTVVKEVSGLPGVTSIVDPATARTVSPDQRVGFATASFKGQLTEIPLETQNEIKTIADANQVDGLQIFRGGGTVPQAPSVGSTEGLGVIVALVVLMITFGSFVAAGLPMLTALIGVGTGVSGILWASSAIEMSNTAPILALMLGLAVGIDYALFIVSRHRAQVKGGMAIEESIARANGTAGSAVVFAGLTVLIALAGLSVVGIPFLSIMGIAAAGTVAVAVLIAITLLPALLGFAGDKVLPRKARAAAAALRDGSAGSSATVEHHEPNRWIRAIARKPALFLVGGVVAMGVLAIPVTSLQLGLPDDGSASPDTTQRQAYDAVTSSFGAGANGPLLVTVALNPGTDPASMQQILGGVAQSLQTASPDVAVALPAGASPDGSYGLITVVPKSGPSDEATVDLVHTLRDQAGPLGSQVGATLKVTGLTAVAIDISDKLASALPVYLLIVVGLALVLLLLVFRSIVVPVVAALGFLLSIGVAFGAVVAVYQWGWLSAIFGVDTPAPIISFLPILLIGVLFGLAMDYQVFMVSGMREAYVHGADPKTAVVTGFANGSRVVTAAAIIMTSVFAGFMLAPDKIIASIGFALGLGVLVDAFVVRMTLTPAIMRLLGQAAWYLPAWLARILPNVDIEGEKLLAQLDADRPAPAMVGVGAGGASGPDSDGATVRGAHARVDGQPASGLTAPLDGAASDGSTSNGAATDGSAAQPAGGRHRARD, from the coding sequence ATGGCCACCTTCCTGTACCGACTCGGACGGCTGGCCGTCGGTCACCGTCGCGCGTTCCTCATCGGCTGGCTGGTGATCTTCTTCGGGATGGGCACCGCCGCGGCCACCCTGGCCGGCACCTTCACCACCTCGCTGTCCATTCCGGGCACCCCCGCCCAGGCCGCCCTGGACGAGCTGAACGAGAAGATCCCCGGCTCCGGCGATGCCACCGGCCGGATCGTCTTCGTCGCCCCCGAGGGCAAGACGTTGGCCGACCCGGCCTATCAGCAGGCCATCGGAACGGTCGTCAAGGAGGTCTCCGGGCTGCCCGGCGTGACGTCGATCGTCGATCCGGCGACCGCACGCACCGTCTCGCCCGACCAGCGGGTCGGCTTCGCGACCGCGTCGTTCAAGGGGCAGCTCACCGAGATCCCGCTGGAGACCCAGAACGAGATCAAGACCATCGCGGACGCCAACCAGGTCGACGGTCTGCAGATCTTCCGCGGCGGCGGGACCGTTCCGCAGGCCCCGTCGGTCGGGTCCACCGAGGGGCTCGGCGTCATCGTCGCGCTGGTCGTCCTGATGATCACCTTCGGCTCGTTCGTGGCCGCCGGTCTGCCGATGCTGACCGCGCTGATCGGGGTGGGCACCGGGGTGTCCGGCATCCTGTGGGCCTCATCGGCCATCGAGATGTCCAACACCGCACCGATCCTGGCCCTGATGCTGGGCCTGGCCGTCGGCATCGACTACGCGCTGTTCATCGTGTCCCGGCACCGCGCCCAGGTGAAGGGCGGGATGGCCATCGAGGAGTCGATCGCCCGGGCCAACGGCACCGCCGGCAGTGCCGTGGTGTTCGCCGGCCTGACCGTGCTCATCGCCCTGGCCGGGTTGTCGGTCGTCGGCATCCCGTTCCTGTCGATCATGGGGATCGCCGCCGCCGGCACCGTGGCCGTCGCCGTGCTGATCGCGATCACCCTGCTGCCCGCCCTGCTCGGCTTCGCCGGCGACAAGGTGCTGCCCCGCAAGGCGCGCGCTGCGGCCGCCGCCCTGCGCGACGGGTCGGCCGGGTCGTCGGCCACCGTCGAGCACCACGAGCCGAACCGGTGGATCCGGGCCATCGCCCGCAAGCCCGCGCTGTTCCTCGTCGGCGGCGTCGTCGCGATGGGCGTGCTGGCCATCCCCGTCACCTCGCTGCAGCTCGGCCTGCCGGACGACGGTTCTGCGTCCCCCGACACCACCCAGCGGCAGGCCTACGACGCGGTCACCTCGTCGTTCGGCGCCGGGGCGAACGGGCCGCTGCTGGTCACGGTCGCGCTGAACCCGGGCACCGACCCGGCCTCGATGCAGCAGATCCTGGGCGGCGTGGCGCAGTCACTGCAGACCGCCAGCCCGGATGTCGCCGTGGCCCTCCCGGCCGGGGCCAGCCCGGACGGCAGCTACGGACTGATCACCGTCGTTCCGAAGTCCGGGCCGTCGGACGAGGCGACCGTCGACCTCGTCCACACCCTGCGCGATCAGGCCGGCCCGCTCGGCAGCCAGGTCGGCGCGACCCTGAAGGTGACCGGGCTGACCGCCGTGGCCATCGACATCTCCGACAAGCTGGCGTCGGCGCTGCCGGTGTACCTGCTGATCGTCGTCGGGTTGGCGTTGGTCCTGCTGCTGCTCGTCTTCCGGTCGATCGTCGTGCCGGTCGTCGCCGCCCTCGGCTTCCTGCTCTCCATCGGCGTCGCCTTCGGCGCCGTCGTCGCGGTCTACCAGTGGGGCTGGTTGTCGGCGATCTTCGGGGTGGACACCCCAGCGCCGATCATCAGCTTCCTGCCGATCCTGCTGATCGGCGTGCTGTTCGGCCTGGCCATGGACTACCAGGTGTTCATGGTGTCCGGTATGCGCGAGGCGTACGTGCACGGCGCCGACCCGAAGACCGCGGTGGTCACCGGTTTCGCCAACGGCTCCCGGGTCGTCACCGCCGCGGCGATCATCATGACGTCGGTATTCGCCGGCTTCATGCTGGCGCCGGACAAGATCATCGCCTCGATCGGGTTCGCGCTGGGTCTGGGTGTGCTGGTCGACGCGTTCGTCGTCCGCATGACGCTGACCCCGGCGATCATGCGGCTGCTCGGCCAGGCCGCCTGGTACCTGCCGGCCTGGCTGGCCCGCATCCTGCCGAACGTCGACATCGAGGGCGAGAAGCTGCTGGCCCAGCTGGACGCCGACCGTCCCGCTCCCGCGATGGTCGGGGTGGGCGCTGGTGGGGCCTCGGGTCCGGACTCCGACGGTGCGACGGTCCGCGGTGCGCACGCCCGGGTCGACGGCCAGCCGGCCTCGGGGCTGACCGCACCGCTGGACGGGGCCGCGAGCGACGGGTCGACCAGCAACGGCGCCGCGACCGACGGGTCGGCCGCCCAGCCGGCCGGCGGACGGCACCGCGCCCGGGACTGA